The nucleotide window AGGCGTATCTGACCGCGCTCACGCTTCCCTACGGCCTGCAGGCGCGGGCAGGCAGGATGCGGGAGGAATTCGGCAAGGTGAACCCGCTCCATCTCCACGCGCTGCCGTGGGTCGACTATCCACTGATGATCCAAAACTACTTCGGCGGCCACGGCCTCATCGGCGACGGATTCGAAGTGAGCTGGCTTGCGCCCACCGACCATTACCTTGAGTTGGTGTACGGTGTATTCAATAATAGCAACCAGTCCTCATTCGCCGGCGAGGACTACGACGATTTCGCTCATCTCGTCCACATGAAGAATCTTTTCGAGATCAACGAGTCGACCACATTCGAACTGGGGGCGACTGCGGCGACCGCCCCGAATGACGAAGGGCACGGCGGCAGCAGGACGTGGCTCGAGGGGATCGATCTCACGCTCAGGTGGCTTCCGCCGCAACGGGCGCTCTATCACGGCCTGACCTGGCAGACCGAGTTCCTGTTGTCGCAAAAGGATAATGAAGAGCGCGGAGAGCAAGACACGTGGGGCATGTATTCTTCGCTCGGATACCGGTTTGCTCGTCGATGGGAGGGCGCGCTGCGGTATGACTATTCCGAATTCCCCGATTTCGAAGAGTTCCACGAGAAAGGATATTCCGCCTATCTGACGTTTCTGCAAAGTGAATACGTGTTCTGGCGATTGGGCTACATGTTCATCGATCGCAATTTCGCCGATCCGCTGGATGAAGATGAGCATCTGCTCTGGGTCCAGTTGAATTTCGGGCTCGGGCCGCATCGCGCCCATGAATATTAAGAGAGGGGAGTGAAAAACCATGTGCCGGAGAAGACTTTTTTCGACTTTGACCGCAGTCGTGGTGGCGCTCTGTTTCATGAGGCCGGCCGAATGCGAGGCCAAATTGAGGATACTCACAACGCATACCGTGCTGAAATCGCTCGCCGGGGAAGTCGGCGGCGAACACGTCTCGGTCACTTCGCTTGCCACCGGCAAGGAAGACCCGCATGCGATAACGGCCAAACCAAGCTATATGGTCGACGCGCGCAAAGCCGATCTGTTCATCAAACTTGGCATGGAAATGGAGATAGGATACGAGCAGCTTGTCATCGACGGCTCGCGCAACTCGAAGATCCGGTTTCAGCAGCCGGGCTACCTCGACGCCTCACTCGAGGCGCTCAGACTCGAAGTCCCGCAGACAAAGGTGGATCGCTCGATGGGCGACGTGCATCCGCTGGGAAATCCGCATTACTGGCTCGATCCGTATAATGGTCGCAGGATTGCAAAATCGATAGCGGACAAACTCGAGGAACTCGATCCCGCGCATGCCTCCGATTACCAGCGGCGCTGCGCGGATTTCGAGAAGCGGCTCGATTTGGCGATGTTTGGCGAGGACCTCGTCAATCGGGTCGGCGGCGACCGCCTGTGGTCGCTCGAAGCGGCCGGGCAACTGGAAGCGTTTCTGCAGAAGGAAGGCCTTCAGGATTCCGCCGGCGGGTGGTACCGGCAAATGAGACCATTGAGGAACACGGAGATGATCACGTATCATCGCAGTTGGACGTATTTCGCGAACCGGTTCGGCCTGAAAATTGTCGGCGAGCTCGAGCCCAAACCGGGCATCCCGCCGAGTCCGGGACATCTGCGCCACATCATCGCTACCGCGCAGAGCGGCGACGCCGAGATGATCCTGATGGAGCCGTACTACGATCGTAAAGCCGCGGATTTCGTAGCGCAGAAGACAGGACTGCGCGTGGTGGAAGTGGCTAACGCGGTCGGCGGCCAACCCGGCGTGACCGATTACTTCACGCTCATCGGCAACGTGATCCACAAACTGCAGGAAGTGAAAGGGCGTGAGGCGGCGCAGGCCGCGCAGTCGGCTCGACAAGGCAGCGGAGAAAACTTATGAACGACACGCTTATCTTTATGGCGGCCCCGTTCGCCGCATGTCTCATTCTCACCGGCATCCATTGCTATCTGGGGCTCCACGTCGTCAGTCGCGGCGTCATCTTTGTCGATCTCGCGCTGGCGCAGGTGGCGGCGCTCGGAACTACGCTGGCGCTCCTGCTCGGATATGAGTTGAGGAGTCCGCAGGCATACTGCTGCTCGCTCGGATTCACCTTTGTCGGGGCCGCGATTTTTTCGGTCGGGCGGTTCCGTGACGAGAAAGTGCCGCAGGAGGCGATTATCGGGATCGTCTATGCCGTCTGTTCGGCCGCAGCTATCCTTGTGCTCGATCGGGCGCCGCACGGACACGAGGCGATAACCGCGATGCTCGTGGGCAGCATTCTCTATGTCACGTGGCCCGGCATATTGAAGACTTTCATTATTTACGCGCTGGTCGGCGTGGTGCATTATCTTTTGCGGCACAAGTTCCTGCAGATATCGCTGGATGCGGAGGAGGCTTGGCGCAAAGGGCTGTCCGTCAGATGGTGGGATTTCGTTTTCTATGTGACGTTCGGATTTGTCGTGACCAGTTCCGTGCAGATTGCGGGCGTGCTGCTCGTCTTCAGTTATCTCGTTGTGCCCGCCGTCTGCGCAATGTTGTTCGCGCAAAGGATTCTGAGCCGCCTGCTGATCGGGTGGACGCTCGGCTTCGTAGCGAGCGCGTTTGGCATGTTCGCGTCCGTCCAATGGGATCTGCCCACGGGCGCGTCCGTTGTGACGGCGTTCGGGATCGTGTTGCTCATCTGCGCCGCAGTCGCCTGGCTCATGTCTCTCGGACGAGCCAGGTGCTTTGCTTCGCTCGATATATCAAAAGCCCCGGATTAAGACGCATTGAAGGAATTAACGATCACGAATTACTTGAAGGAGACGAACCGGGCGCGTACCCGGGTCAACTCATCGCAGAGCTCCGGCGCCGTAAACGGACTGTGAACTTGATGCTCTTCCGGTCTCCGTCTATGGCCTGTCTTTCCTTGTTGTATCCATCGGTTTCAGGAGATTTTCCCCTCCTTCCGGCGTTCGGGAATGACGCGCCTGCTCCCGGATCTCTCCTTCTTCACTGCGCAATCCCCCTTCGGCGCCGGTGGTTACCGTTGCGGGCTCTTCAGGTATCTGATACTCCGGGTGCGGCGCCGCTGCCTCTTCTTTCTTCACGGCCTCGGGCTCAACTAATCGGACAGGCACGCCGCGGGGAAAAATCAATTCCCGCGCCTCGTCCGGCATGGAGATGCCCGCCGATTGAAACGCGCGTTTCACCAGGCGAATGACAGACGATTTTACCTTGAGCCAACTGTGCCGGCTTCCATCCAGCCAAAAGTAAACTCGCAGATTTACCGTGGACTTGCCCAGGCCGTCCACGAGGACCCATGGCTCCGGGGACTTCAGAACCGCCGGATGTTCCGCCAAGACTCTCAGGGCCACTTCCTGTGCGGCTGGAATCGCGTCATCATAGCCGATTCCCACAGTGAAGTCTTCACGGCGATTGGGGTTGCTCGAGAAATTGCGAATAGTGCTCTTATAAACAGTGGCATTGGGTATTTGCACATGATTGCCGTCCAGCGTCATGAGGATCGTAGTGCGTATGGTCATCCGCTGAACATATCCGGTAACTCCTGCAATTTCGATGAGGTCGCCGTCACCGAATGGGTTCTGAATACTCAGGAAGACGCTGGCCAGCAGGTTCTCTGTTATGTCGCGAAAGGCAATGCCCAGAATGATTCCCAGCAAGCCTGTTCCGCCAATAACCGTCAGAGCGATGGTGGTCAGTCCCGCCACCCGAAACACGACGTACAGGCCTGCGAGGAGGACAACCAATCCGGCTCCGCGCGCTATGACGTCGCGCAGCAAGGGGGCGACCTGCCGGCGGCCCAAAGACCTCCGGGTCGTAATGGCAATCAGCCGGGCCATTCCCCATGCGACAGCCAAAATGAGTAAGCCGAAGGCGACAAAGGGAAGTCCTCGCATTACATCGCGCCACTGTTCGCGCAACCCAGCCAATGCCGGCTCAAAATCCCAGACAGATGGTTCCACCACCTCGATTTTGTTGACCACCGCTGTGACATCCTGCGTGCGGCGCGCCAGGTCCGCGGCCCATTCTTTGTGGTCATCAGTCTCCGTCCCGCCCTCAAGGAAAACCACCCCATCCTCTACCCGCACCTCGAGATCCATAAACCAGCCGGTCGCCTCCAGGATGTCATTAAGCCGCTCGCGTATCTCGTGGTCGCGGGTGACGGGTTTCACCTCTACTCTCTCCGGAACCTCGGGTGACGGTTCCTCCCGGGGAGCGGCAGGTCCCTTTTCTTCCGGAGTCTTTACTTCCGGTCCCACCTGCGCGAAACTGGCTCCGGAGAAGACTGCAAGGCAGGCAAACATGCCGAGAAACAGACAAACGAGTATCCAGCTTCTGTGCTGAATCGATATGTTTTTTCCCGCAAAACTGGTTCCGAGACAGTCCGCTCCAATCCGGGAGAGACCCATGGCCCTCTTCATAATGAGGATCTCCTTGCAAACGCACAAGGAATAATCAACTTCGGCAAGCCCATCTCCCGGCGTCTCAACGCGACGCTGGATGGGCGCCCTCAAATTCACTTGCCGTTTCGGTTCAAGCCTTTAGTCAGATGACCGGCGACTCATTCTGGATGAGCATCTTAATACTGTATAGGAGCAATGCGAAGAGCAAGTTATCCTTCTGCGGGAAGAGAAAGATGAGCCATCAGGATTCACGGGGACACCAGGAGGGAACCGTGGAAAGCAGGCAAAAAGCGCCGTGTATCGGCGTTCGTCGGCGGTGCAAATACGAAGATCGATTTCCGGCGGCAGCGCCGCCGGCGGAGCGGGAACGCAAAGCAGGGAATGAAGACAGGCGACTGTCAGCGAGACACCGGACTGGAAAGGGACCCGCACCTTTCATTTGGTGTCTATTTCAGTACAAAGTGACGACCTGTCGAATTAATCCGCACCCAAAGAGACGACAAAGGTACTTTCCTCTCTCCCGATTTTG belongs to Candidatus Abyssobacteria bacterium SURF_5 and includes:
- a CDS encoding BON domain-containing protein is translated as MFACLAVFSGASFAQVGPEVKTPEEKGPAAPREEPSPEVPERVEVKPVTRDHEIRERLNDILEATGWFMDLEVRVEDGVVFLEGGTETDDHKEWAADLARRTQDVTAVVNKIEVVEPSVWDFEPALAGLREQWRDVMRGLPFVAFGLLILAVAWGMARLIAITTRRSLGRRQVAPLLRDVIARGAGLVVLLAGLYVVFRVAGLTTIALTVIGGTGLLGIILGIAFRDITENLLASVFLSIQNPFGDGDLIEIAGVTGYVQRMTIRTTILMTLDGNHVQIPNATVYKSTIRNFSSNPNRREDFTVGIGYDDAIPAAQEVALRVLAEHPAVLKSPEPWVLVDGLGKSTVNLRVYFWLDGSRHSWLKVKSSVIRLVKRAFQSAGISMPDEARELIFPRGVPVRLVEPEAVKKEEAAAPHPEYQIPEEPATVTTGAEGGLRSEEGEIREQARHSRTPEGGENLLKPMDTTRKDRP
- a CDS encoding metal ABC transporter permease yields the protein MNDTLIFMAAPFAACLILTGIHCYLGLHVVSRGVIFVDLALAQVAALGTTLALLLGYELRSPQAYCCSLGFTFVGAAIFSVGRFRDEKVPQEAIIGIVYAVCSAAAILVLDRAPHGHEAITAMLVGSILYVTWPGILKTFIIYALVGVVHYLLRHKFLQISLDAEEAWRKGLSVRWWDFVFYVTFGFVVTSSVQIAGVLLVFSYLVVPAVCAMLFAQRILSRLLIGWTLGFVASAFGMFASVQWDLPTGASVVTAFGIVLLICAAVAWLMSLGRARCFASLDISKAPD
- a CDS encoding zinc ABC transporter substrate-binding protein — its product is MCRRRLFSTLTAVVVALCFMRPAECEAKLRILTTHTVLKSLAGEVGGEHVSVTSLATGKEDPHAITAKPSYMVDARKADLFIKLGMEMEIGYEQLVIDGSRNSKIRFQQPGYLDASLEALRLEVPQTKVDRSMGDVHPLGNPHYWLDPYNGRRIAKSIADKLEELDPAHASDYQRRCADFEKRLDLAMFGEDLVNRVGGDRLWSLEAAGQLEAFLQKEGLQDSAGGWYRQMRPLRNTEMITYHRSWTYFANRFGLKIVGELEPKPGIPPSPGHLRHIIATAQSGDAEMILMEPYYDRKAADFVAQKTGLRVVEVANAVGGQPGVTDYFTLIGNVIHKLQEVKGREAAQAAQSARQGSGENL